AGTATCATAATAGCCATTACCTTCTTGTCATAAAGAATTTCCTTTATTTCTTTAAGCATTATTGTAAGGATTCTCATATTTTCACCTCTAATCTCTCAATTTTCTTCCTGTCAGGGTAAGAAAAACTGTCTCCAAATCGGGAATTTCGTTTCTTAGGTTACGTATTGGTATGTTTTTTGAAATAAAATAGTGGATTATATCATCAAAATTGCTCACATCTTTTAAGCTTGTTATCTTTATCGTGCTATCTCTTATCTCAACAGCTTTTACACCCTTTATTCCTTTCAATTCCTCCTCTTTTATTCCATCAATTGAGCCAATTTCAATATAAACTGTATTCACATCTGTAACCATTGAAGTGAGTTCTTCCTTTGTTCCTTCAGCTATAACCTTGCCATGGTCCATTATAGAAATCCGCGTGCAGATAGCCTCTACTTCCTCCATATAGTGACTTGTGTAAATAATTGTACTACCCATTTCATTTAACTTTTTAACAGATTCCAAAATGTGATTCCTCGATTGAGGGTCTATACCTACTGTAGGTTCATCCATTATTATCAATTTAGGTCTATGGGCAATGGCACAGGCAATATTTAGCCTTCTTTTCATACCACCTGAAAATTTATTTGGTACTTCTTTCGCTTTATCTGAAAGACCTACAAACTCTAATGCCATCTCTACACTTTCTTTTAGCTCTTTTCCCCTAAGTCCATAAAGACTTGCAAAAAATTGGACATTTTCATAGGCTGTTAAATCTCCGTAGATAGCCACATCCTGAGGCACAATACCTATACTCTTCTTTATGAATTCCGGTTCTTTGCGTATATTTTTATCAAAAACATACACCTCTCCTCTATCAAAATTGAGCAAGCCGCAGATTATGCTTATAGCTGTCGTCTTCCCTGCTCCATTAGGACCCAATAGGCCGTAAATTTCTCCTTCTTCTATTTCTAAATTCATATTGTCTAAAGCTATAACATCACCAAACCTTTTTATTACATCCTTCATTCTAACTATCTTCATGAAACACCCTCTCCTTACAAAATAAATTTTCAGACGAAAGGAACCGTCCCCTTTGTTTGAAATTGATTTGGTTTTCTAGGAATATAATAAAGGAAATGGTGAAAGTTTTGTAGTATACAAAGTCACCATTTACTCATGACTAAAGTCACATTGTATTTAAATTTTTCATCATGTATTCCATTATTCTTACAGCCTCATTTATAGTTTTTACATCATCCTTTAATGGTCCAAGCCATATGCAGTAAGCTAAATCATTGTCTGCAATTGGAATAATTCCAAAAATCTCAATATATGTTGTAGGGTCATTGGAAGCAGCAGGAGGGCTTCTCCTCAAAACGGCAATTTTTCCTTCTCCGATAGGCGTTTTTATATTTTCTTCTTTTAAAAGTTCGCTGTGATTTGGAAGAAAACCTCCAAAATATTGGTCTTTGTAATAACTTATAACATATATACCACCGTTAATTTCATCCTTTGAATTTAAGATATAAATTTCATTTCCGCCTGTAAATTTCTCCTTCCACCCATTTGGCAGAGCAATCTTGAGTTTTTTTAAATACCCAATCTCATTATTGCGGCAAAGTACCGTTTCCATATAGGGCATATCTTGAAAGCTATTTAAATCATAAAAGAGTACTTTCTCAGCTCGACTAACGCCAGCCAGTTTGCTTTCAGAAACAAATTTCACTGAATTCCATTCCAAATTATCGCTTTCCTTTAATTCCCTCACATTTCCATTTAAATTAACATCTACTATAGGTGCACCTATAAAATTACCTTTATTGTCATATTTATAAATCTTGAATATAACATATTCACCATCCGGAAATGCCATACTGTCAAGCGAATAAAATCTGTATTTTAAAATGTTTTTGTACGTTTTTATTATTTTGAAGTTATTTCCATCCAAAACATCTAAGCAGTTTTTCTCATCGTTTAGCACAAATATAGTTCTACTTTTATCTAAACTCCCATACGTTACATTTTCGTTAAAACTGTAAACCGGCTTTACGACCTTGTTTTCAAAATTTAGATAGTTTATTTTGTTATCACAGATAAACAGCACCCCTTTATTGTCAAAATATGGCTTAATTTTGCCACAAGAATTTATTTCGCCTTCTAAAGGATATTTTTCGAATGTCCCTTTATTTACTTCATAAGAAAATATATACCCACTTTTAGCATTTAAAGAATCCGGTGAAATACCATAGATATACTCCCCATCATCACTCCACACTGGATATATTCCATCTCTTACAGGAAGAGTAAGTCTTTCTGGAGCGCTGCCATCAATGTTTATCACATAGTATTCAAATGAAGCAGCATCGTAATGGATTCCCACAATAATTCTGTCTTGTCTTGGTGATAATTTATAATATCCAATGCGTTTATTTTTTAAAAATTCACTTGCTATTTTGTTAGAATTGTTGTCGTACAAAAGGCCGGTATAAAGGGTATTATCAAAATCTTCGCTTGAATTAGGAAGTGAAAATACCAACCTTATAGGTGGTTCTTCCCTGGTTGTAGACGATTCTTTAAGCTTTACTACATCACAGGAAGTTAAAAAGAACATCACCACAGCAAGAAGTAAAAATAATTTTCTCATTTGCTATCCCTCTAATCTTATAATTTTCCCCTCCTTTTTAAACCGATTATTAGGTCTTTGCAGAATCCCAAAATCCTTATGGATTAAAGGATTCTGCTGTATATTTTCAAAGGAATTCCTCCACTTTCGTCGAATTTATATAGAGAACCAAATCCCAAAAAGAAATGGAGGAAATCCTATGAAAATCAAAGCTAAACAACTTTCTCTCTCAGATATTTACGATGATGTTCAATCCTTCTTTGAAGAAGATAAGCCCAAATTTATCAAACTCTTTGAATCTTTTGTTGATTTATCTGAACTTATTCCATCTTCTTTTTATGCCCACTATTATTCCCACTTTGGACGTCATAGAGATTTTTCTCTTGAGTCTATGCTCACTGCTTTGATTATCCAAAAAATTCTCTCTATCCCTACTGTTCAACTCCTTGTCCATGTTCTTAAGCTCTCTAAAGAATTAAGAGAGCTTTGTGGCTTTAAAAGAGTCCCTCATCCTTCTCAATTCTCTAGATTTAAATCCATTTTCCTCAAAGATTTGGAGAATTTCTTCAATAATCTTGTTAATTTAACTGAGCCTATTTGTCAGGCTATTAATCCTTCACTTTCTAATATCCTCATCGCTGATACTACTGGCTTTCAACCTTATGTCAGAGAAAATAATCCTAAGTTCTTTGATTCCCTTTATAGAAATATTAAAAAGTTCTCTAAATCTAATCCTGATTTTGATGCCCACTCTTATGCTTGTTCTAAAATGCCTAAGTTCGCTCACTCTAATCCTGATGCTAAATTCTCTTATATTAATGGCCATTATTGTTACTCTATCAAAGCTACCATCCTCACTAATGGCTTAGGCATTATTCAGCATATTAGTTTCTATGACGATGATTCTTTAAATGTCAATACTGCTAAATCTGCTGCCGAGTCTAAAGATTTGTACGATTCTAAAACTTTAATCCCTTCTCTTAAGGAATTCTTTAATTTACATCCTAATTTCTCTTATAGATACTTCTTAGGTGACGCTGGGTTTGATTCTTTTGATAATTACAAATACTTGTTCTCAGAGCATGGCATAATCCCTATTATCCCTATTAACCCTCGAAATTCTAAAAACTTACCTCAGCCTACTTTTAACTCTGATGGTATCCCTACCTGCCCCCGTGACCCTTCTCTTAAAATGTCCTATGATGGCATCGTCCGGGAAAAAGGTAGAACTACCAGAATTAAATGGCTTTGCCCTATGTCCAAAAAAGTTAGACTAAACGGTAAAACTACTTATATCCTTCAATGTGATAACCCCTGTACCTCTTCTAAATGCGGCAGAATATTCTATACTACCCTTGATATTGATTTTAGAAAAAACACTGTTGTCCCTCGTAACTCTAAAAAGTGGTCCAAACTTTATGAAAAACGCCCTATTATTGAAAAATCTATTTCTCTTTTAAAAAGTTCTATCGCTGTTGATAGCTTTAAACTCATAAATACCAGGTCAATCAAAGCTGATGTTTTTCTTGGGGCTATCACTCAACATATTGGTTTAATTATTACTGCAAAACTTGGTACTTTTGAACATCCTTTATCTTTGAAAAAACTTTTGGCTTGATGACTTGTTCTTATGTTTTGATTCGTTTGTCACCTTTTTACATTAAAAAGGTGTGTTAAGTATTGTCTTTTTTGAATTTGTATCTTTCTTCCATTTCTCTTTTTCCGTCTTGAGCATGACTTTAAAATGTAATTTCTTTATTTTGTTCCTGATAATGTAACTTTTTTACTTTAATATTTATCTCATTTTGCAATCACCTAAAACCGATTATATTAGGTCTTTGCAGAATCCCAAAATCCTTATGGATTAAGGGATTCTGCTATATATTTTCAAAGGAATTCCTCCACTTTCGTCGAATTTATATAGAGAACCAAATCCCAAAAA
The sequence above is a segment of the Thermoanaerobacter ethanolicus JW 200 genome. Coding sequences within it:
- a CDS encoding TolB-like translocation protein produces the protein MRKLFLLLAVVMFFLTSCDVVKLKESSTTREEPPIRLVFSLPNSSEDFDNTLYTGLLYDNNSNKIASEFLKNKRIGYYKLSPRQDRIIVGIHYDAASFEYYVINIDGSAPERLTLPVRDGIYPVWSDDGEYIYGISPDSLNAKSGYIFSYEVNKGTFEKYPLEGEINSCGKIKPYFDNKGVLFICDNKINYLNFENKVVKPVYSFNENVTYGSLDKSRTIFVLNDEKNCLDVLDGNNFKIIKTYKNILKYRFYSLDSMAFPDGEYVIFKIYKYDNKGNFIGAPIVDVNLNGNVRELKESDNLEWNSVKFVSESKLAGVSRAEKVLFYDLNSFQDMPYMETVLCRNNEIGYLKKLKIALPNGWKEKFTGGNEIYILNSKDEINGGIYVISYYKDQYFGGFLPNHSELLKEENIKTPIGEGKIAVLRRSPPAASNDPTTYIEIFGIIPIADNDLAYCIWLGPLKDDVKTINEAVRIMEYMMKNLNTM
- a CDS encoding transposase — encoded protein: MKIKAKQLSLSDIYDDVQSFFEEDKPKFIKLFESFVDLSELIPSSFYAHYYSHFGRHRDFSLESMLTALIIQKILSIPTVQLLVHVLKLSKELRELCGFKRVPHPSQFSRFKSIFLKDLENFFNNLVNLTEPICQAINPSLSNILIADTTGFQPYVRENNPKFFDSLYRNIKKFSKSNPDFDAHSYACSKMPKFAHSNPDAKFSYINGHYCYSIKATILTNGLGIIQHISFYDDDSLNVNTAKSAAESKDLYDSKTLIPSLKEFFNLHPNFSYRYFLGDAGFDSFDNYKYLFSEHGIIPIIPINPRNSKNLPQPTFNSDGIPTCPRDPSLKMSYDGIVREKGRTTRIKWLCPMSKKVRLNGKTTYILQCDNPCTSSKCGRIFYTTLDIDFRKNTVVPRNSKKWSKLYEKRPIIEKSISLLKSSIAVDSFKLINTRSIKADVFLGAITQHIGLIITAKLGTFEHPLSLKKLLA
- a CDS encoding ABC transporter ATP-binding protein, which encodes MKIVRMKDVIKRFGDVIALDNMNLEIEEGEIYGLLGPNGAGKTTAISIICGLLNFDRGEVYVFDKNIRKEPEFIKKSIGIVPQDVAIYGDLTAYENVQFFASLYGLRGKELKESVEMALEFVGLSDKAKEVPNKFSGGMKRRLNIACAIAHRPKLIIMDEPTVGIDPQSRNHILESVKKLNEMGSTIIYTSHYMEEVEAICTRISIMDHGKVIAEGTKEELTSMVTDVNTVYIEIGSIDGIKEEELKGIKGVKAVEIRDSTIKITSLKDVSNFDDIIHYFISKNIPIRNLRNEIPDLETVFLTLTGRKLRD